Proteins encoded together in one Pseudoroseomonas cervicalis window:
- a CDS encoding 2-hydroxy-3-oxopropionate reductase produces the protein MKIGFIGLGIMGRPMALHLKQAGHELFIPERASVTPELREAASVLPDAAAVAGAAEVVILMLPDTPDVEAVLFGAKGVAEGLKPGTLVIDMSSISPTATKDFAERIRARGGAYLDAPVSGGEVGAKNASLTIMVGGPQAEFDRALPLFQAMGKNITLVGEENGAGQTCKVANQIVVALTIEAVGEALVFASKAGADPAKVRQALMGGLATSRILELHGERMIKRTFDPGFRIVLHQKDLNLALQSAKELGVALPNTASTQQLFSAVVANGGGGLDHSGLVQALELLAAHKVAG, from the coding sequence ATGAAGATCGGATTCATCGGGCTTGGCATCATGGGCCGGCCGATGGCGCTGCACCTGAAGCAGGCCGGGCATGAACTGTTCATCCCCGAGCGTGCCAGCGTGACCCCCGAGCTGCGCGAGGCCGCCAGCGTGCTGCCGGATGCCGCCGCGGTCGCCGGCGCGGCCGAGGTGGTGATCCTGATGCTGCCCGACACGCCGGATGTCGAGGCGGTGCTGTTCGGCGCGAAGGGCGTGGCCGAGGGGCTGAAGCCCGGCACGCTGGTGATCGACATGAGCTCGATCAGCCCGACCGCCACCAAGGATTTTGCCGAACGCATCCGCGCGCGGGGCGGCGCCTATCTCGACGCGCCGGTCTCCGGCGGCGAGGTCGGCGCGAAGAACGCCTCGCTGACCATCATGGTGGGCGGCCCGCAGGCCGAGTTCGACCGCGCCCTGCCGCTGTTCCAGGCGATGGGCAAGAACATCACCCTGGTGGGCGAGGAGAATGGCGCCGGCCAGACCTGCAAGGTCGCCAACCAGATCGTCGTCGCGCTGACCATCGAGGCGGTGGGCGAGGCGCTGGTCTTCGCCTCCAAGGCCGGCGCCGACCCGGCCAAGGTGCGGCAGGCGCTGATGGGCGGGCTCGCCACCTCGCGCATCCTCGAGCTGCATGGCGAGCGGATGATCAAGCGGACCTTCGACCCCGGCTTCCGCATCGTGCTGCACCAGAAGGACCTGAACCTGGCGCTGCAATCGGCCAAGGAGCTGGGCGTCGCGCTGCCCAACACCGCCTCGACGCAGCAGCTCTTCTCCGCGGTGGTCGCCAATGGCGGCGGCGGGCTGGACCATTCCGGCCTGGTCCAGGCGCTGGAACTGCTGGCGGCGCACAAGGTGGCCGGCTGA